CATCAATGCGCAGGCCAACTTCTGGATCAAGGTCGGCATGCTGTGCGAGATGCATCCGGACCTGAGCTTCCAGGAGATCGTCGCCAGGGAGCTGCGTGCCGCGGGCGTGCAGCCGCAGCCGTTGCGTTCGGGCCGGGCGTGATCAAAAGCGCCGCCGAGATCGCGCTGATGGCGCAGGCCGGTGCGCTGCTGGCCGACGTGTTCCATGCGCTGGGCCAGCTGAAGCTGGAAGGCAGGAGCACGATGGCGCTCAACGACCTGGTCGAGCGCATGATCGTCGACGACCTGCGGGCCAGGCCGGCGAGCAAGGGCCAGTACGGCTTTCCCTACGTGTTGAATGCCTCGATCGACGACGTGGTCTGCCATGGCATGCCTGCGGCCGAGGACGTGCTGCGCAGCGGTCAGATCGTCAACCTGGACATCACGCTGGAGAAGAACGGCTACATCGCCGACTCCAGCACCACCTTTCTCGTCGGCGAAGTGGCCTATCCGGCGAGGCGGCTGGTGTCGGCCACCTACAACGCGATGTGGAAGGGCATTGCGGCCGTGCGCCCCGGTGCGCGCCTGGGCGACGTCGGCCACGCCATCGCGCGCTACGCCCGCGCGCAGGGCTACAGCGTGGTCAAGGAATACTGCGGGCACGGGATCGGTCGCCAGATGCACGAAGATCCACAGGTCCTGCACTACGGCCGGCCGGGCACCGGCCTCGAACTCGAGGAAGGCATGGTGTTCACCATCGAGCCGATGCTCAACCAGGGCAAGGCCGCGATTCGTTCGGACCCGGAGCAGTGGCCGGTCTACACCCGCGACGGCAAGCTCTCGGCCCAGTTCGAACACACCGTCGCTGTCACCCGCACCGGGGTCAGGGTGCTGACGCTGCGGCCCGGTGAAACGCCGCAGTGCGCGGTCGGATGATGGCGTGACCGCTGCGCCGTAGGCGGGTGACCTCAGCGCTGCGCCGCCAGCAGCACCAGCACTGCGCCGGTGCCGCCCTGCGCGGGCGGCGCGGAATGGAAGGCCAGCACGTCGCTGCGCTGGCGCAGCACGCGGTCCACCACGTTCTTCAGCACCGGGATCTCCGCGTCCGAGCCCAGGCCCTTGCCATGGATGATGCGCACGCAGGCGCTGCCGCTGCGCTGGGCGTTGCGCAGGAACAGCCGCAGCGCCGTCTCGGCCTGGCCCGCGGTGGCGCCGTGCAGGTCCAGCTCGTCCTGGACGGAGAACTGGCCGCGCTTGAGCCGGTTGAACACGGTCACCGGCAGCGCCTCGACGCGATGCGCCAGCACGTCGCCCGCGCCGATCGGCATGGCCTCCAGCGCCTGGCGGAATTCGCTCATCGCCGCGCGCTCGTCGGCCTGGGCCATGCGCGCGGCCGGGCGCGGACGCGGCCCGCGCGGGGGCGTCGGCGCGTCGTCCAGGCGCCGCACCGGGCCGATGGCCGCCCGGAACAGGTCGCTGTCGTCGTCGTCGCGCGCATCGCTCATGCGGGCAAGGGTACGTGGCCGTGCGCGCGGCGCAAGGGCGAAGCCGTCGGATCGATCCGGTATCATCCGATGCGTCTCAAGAAGGAAGCCCATGCGCGTATTGGTCTCAAACGACGACGGTGTCGACGCCCCCGGAATCCGCATGCTGGCCGAGGGCCTGCGCGCCGCCGGCCATGAAGTCTGGGTGGTGGCGCCCGACCGCGACCGTTCCGGCGCCAGCAACTCGCTGACGCTGGACCTGCCCATCCGCGTGCGCCAGCTGGACGCGCGCACCTTCCGCGTCAACGGCACGCCCACCGACTGCGTGCACCTGGCGCTGACCGGCATGCTGGACTTCGATCCGGACATCGTCGTGTCGGGCATCAACAACGCCGCCAACCTGGGCGACGACGTGATCTATTCGGGCACCGTCTCGGCGGCGATGGAAGGGCGCTTCCTCGGCCTGCCGGCGGTGGCCGTCTCGCTGGTCACCCAGGACCACCAGCCCCGCCATTTCGAGACCGCCGCGCGCGCCGCGGTGGACATCGTGGCGCGGCTGGCGGCCGATCCGCTGCCGGCCAACACCATCCTCAACGTCAACGTGCCGGACCTGCCGTGGGAGCGCATCCGCGGCTACGAGGTCACGCGCCTGGGCAACCGCCACCGCTCGGAGGCCTGCCTGCCGCAGAACGACCCGCGCGGCGGCACGGTCTACTGGATCGGCCCGGCCGGCCCGGAACAGGACGCGGGCGTGGGCACCGACTTCCACGCCGTGCGCAGCGGCGCCATTTCGATCACGCCGATCCACGTCGACCTGACCCGCTACCAGGCCCTGGAGACCGTCTCCGGCTGGGTCAGTGGGCTCAGCGCGGGCCTGGAGCCGGCGGCATGACCCCACGCCTGCGCGTGCCGGCGGCCGAGGCGGCCGGGTCCGGCATGACCTCCCAGCGCGTGCGCGACCGTCTGGTGCAGCGCCTGCGCGAGGGCGGCATCGTCGACGAGCGCGTGCTCAACGCGATCCGGACCGTGCCGCGTCACCTGTTCGTCGACGAGGCGCTGGCCACGCGCGCCTACGAGGACACCGCGCTGCCCATCGGCCACAGCCAGACCATCTCCCAGCCCTGGGTGGTGGCGCGCATGACCGAGCTGCTGCTGACCGGGCGCAGCCCGAAGACCACCGTGCTCGAAGTCGGCACCGGTTCGGGCTACCAGGCCGCGGTGCTCGCCGCGCTGGGGCTGGAGGTCTACACCGTCGAGCGCATCGGCGACCTGCTGCGCCTGGCGCGCAAGCGCCTGCGCCAGCTCGGCATGAACGTGCGCAGCAAGCACGACGACGGCCGCATCGGCTGGCCCGAACACGGTCCCTTCGATGCGATCATCGTCACCGCCGCCGGCCCGGCGCTGGTGGATGCGCTGATCGATCAGCTGGCGCCCGGCGGCGTGCTCGTCGCCCCGGTCGGCGCCAGCGCCTCGCAGTCGCTGGTGCAGGTCACCCGCGAGCTGGATGGCCAGCTGCAGCAGGCCACCCTGGCGCCGGTGACCTTCGTTCCCCTGCTGTCTGGAACCCTCGACTGATGCAGCTGTTCGGCCCGCTCTACGCCCGCGCCATCGCCTGGTCGCGGCACCGGCACGCGCCGCGGCTGCTGTTCGGCCTGAGCTTCGTCGAGGCGATCATCTTCCCGGTGCCGCCCGAAGTGATGCTGGCGCCGATGTCGCTGGCCCAGCCTCGGCGCGCGTTCTCCTTCGCCGGGATCAGCCTGGCCGGCTCGCTGCTGGGCGCGCTGGTGGGCTACGCGCTGGGGCATTTCGCCTATGCGGCGGTGCAGCCGCTGATCGATGCGCTGGGCTGGCGCGCGGCGGTCGATGGCCAGGTCGCGCAGCTGCGCGAGCTGGTGGCGCAGTCGCCGTGGCGCGCGTTCTGGCTGCTGGTGCTGGCCGGGTTCACGCCGATTCCGCTGAAGATATTTACGTGGGCCTCAGGCATCGTCGGAGTGCCGCTGCTACCGTTCATTGCCAGCATGGTGGTCGGACGCGGCAAGCGCGTGTTCCTCATCGCCCTGGCGCTGCGTCTGGGCGGGGCACGGGCCGAAGCGGCCCTGCGTCGCTGGATCGAACCGGTCGGCTGGATCGCCAGCGTGCTGCTGCTCGGTGTCTTGGCTTGGCTGGCGTGGAGGGCAAAGAACGGATGAGATTTGGCATGGACATGGGGCTCGCCCTGACACGACGCCTGGCGCCCCCGGCGCTGCTGATCGGTACCGCGCTGGCGCTGGCCGCCTGCAGCAGCACCGTCACCCGCGCCTCCGGCCCGGCCTCGCGTGGCGGTGGCAGCAGCGCCGGCGCGCCGCGCGCGGTGGTGTCCAAGCCCCAGTACGGCAAGAGCGTCACCGTGCAGCGCGGCCAGACGCTGTACCGCATCGCGACCGACAACGGCATCGCGCCGGCCGATCTGGCTGCGTGGAATGGCCTGTCCGCGCCTTACACCATCTACCCGGGCCAGTCGCTGCGGCTGTTCCCGTCCAATGGGGCGCGTCCGGCCACCACCGTGGCCACCGGGCGTCCCGCCACGTCCGCGCCCGCCGGTGCCACGCCGACGCCAGTCGCCGCGCCGCCGCCGGTCAAGAGCGACATCGCCTGGCGCTGGCCGGCCGACGGCCAGATCGTCGGGCGCTTCGTGCCCGGCGATGCCTCCAACCAGGGCGTGGACATCGCCGGCAACGCGGGCGATGCGGTGCGGGCCACCGCCGATGGCGTGGTGGTGTACTCCGGCGCCGGCCTGGTCGGCTATGGCGAGCTGATCATCGTCAAGCACTCCGAGGCGTGGCTGTCGGCCTACGGCCACAACCGCAAGCGCCTGGTCAACGAGGGTCAGCGGGTGAAGTCCGGCCAGCAGATCGCCGAAATGGGCCGCAGCGGCGCCTCGCGCGACATGCTGCACTTCGAGATCCGCTACAACGGCAAGCCGGTCGACCCGTTGGGTTATCTGCCGCCCAAGTAACTGCGCGGTGCCGTATCGGGGCGGTGCCTTAAGGCGCTCGCTCCCTGCTGCGTGCTTACCGTGGGAGCCGCCATGGCGGCGATGAGGCTCTACCGGCAATGCCTGAGCAGCGATGAGGCTTTGCGGGGCAAGCGCCATCGCCGCCATGGCGGCTCCCACCCAGCATGAGGCGGAGTCTCAGTCCTGTCCGGTCAACGCTGAGGCAGGGAGGGCTGGTGAGCCTGGAAAAAGCGCCCGGCTGGTCGAAGCCAGCGGTCGAAGCGCGTTTATCGGCTTGTACGGATGATCGTCTCGTCCAGGGAGCGCACCTGTCACCGCCAGAAGTCGACGATCAGCGCGCCACGCCGTGAGCCGGTCCATGCCGCCGTACTCCGGCAAATGAGCAACAAAAAGGCCAGCATTGCCGGCCTTTTCAGTGTCCGCGCCGGGGCGCGCCTCAACCACCGAGGATGAACCCCGCCGCCACGCGCCGGCCTTCGCCGGCCAGGATGTGGTAGGTGCGCGCCGCGGCGGCGTTGGCCATGACTTCCAGGCCGATGCCGCGGGTCAGGCAGGCGGCCATGACCTCGGCCGAGGGGAAGACCTGCCGGCTGCCGGTGCCCAGCAGCACGATCTCCGGGTTCAGCGCCAGCAGCGGCTGCAGCGCGGCCACATCCAGCGTATTGGCATCGGCGACCGGCCAGTCGGCCTGCAGCGTGTCCGGGGTGAGGATGAAACTGGCCCGCAGCACCTGGTCGTTGACCGTGGCGCTGGCGCCGTCCGCGGCGCGCAGGCTGTAGGCGTAGTCGGGACGTTCGTGGCTGAGTTGCATGGCGGCTCCCGTCTGGGCTGGGCGCGGGACCGGCAGGGGCACCGCGCGCCGAAAGGCGTGTTCAGGCCCGCGGCAGGACGATCGTGCGCTTGTCGCGGCTGGGACGGTACAGCACGGCGACATGGCCGATGCGCTGGACCAGGGCGGCGCCGGTGCGCTGGACGACGCTGTCGATCATCGCGTCGCGCACCTCGCGGTCCGTGGTGGCGATCTTCACCTTGATCAGCTCGTGGCGTTCGAGCACCTCGTCCAGCTCGGCGTAGAACGCCTCGGTCAGCCCCTTCCCGCCGGTCTGCAGCAAGGCCTTCAGCCCATGCGCCTGCCCGCGCAGGAAACGGTTCTGGGCGGCGGTCAGGACAACGGACATGCAAGGCACTTGGGGGTGGTGGAGGGCGATCAGCGTATCATGGCCCCCTGTTTTCCATCCCGAGCACGCGGGCGAACGCGCGTCGCGCTTAACCCCGGTCCCATGGCCAAACGCAGTCAAAGCAGCCAGCGCTGGCTCAAGGAACACTTCTCCGACCCCTACGTCAAAAAGGCGCAGGCCGAGGGGCTGCGTTCACGCGCGGCCTACAAGCTGGAGGAGCTGATCGAACGCGACCGGCTGCTCAAGCCGGGCATGACCGTGGTCGACCTGGGCGCCGCGCCCGGCGGCTGGTCGCAGTACGTGCGCCAGGCCATGGGCGACAACGGCCGGGTGGTCGCCATGGACATCCTGGACATGCCCTCGCTGGCAGGGGTCGAGTTCCTTCACGGGGACTTCAGGGAGCAGGCCGTGTTATCCCAGCTAGAAGCCATGCTGGGCGGGGCGCAGGTGGACCTTGTGCTTTCCGACATGGCCCCCAATAAGAGCGGTGTGGATGCGGTGGACCAGCCGCGGGCGATGCATCTGGCGGAACTGGCGATGGATTTCGCCGACCACCATCTGCGCACCGGCGGGGCGTTCCTGATCAAGCTGTTCCAGGGCGTGGGTTTCGACGATTACATCCGCGACCTGCGCAAGCGCTATGACAAGGTCGTCATCCGCAAGCCGGACGCCTCGCGCAAGCGGTCGCCGGAAGTGTATGCACTGGGGCAGGGCAAGCGTGCCCAGCCCAAGTGAACCGGACAAGCGGGCCGGTCGGACAATTTCGCTTTAACGTGTAGTGCCAGAGGACCACCCAGGGCCATGAGGATGAACGACTTGACCAAGAATCTGCTGCTGTGGGTCGTAGTGGCGGTGGTGCTCATGGTGGTGTTCCAGAGCTTCTCCCCGCGCATGGGCGCGGGGCCGGGCAGCAACCAGCTCACCTATACCCAGTTCGTCAATGACGTGAACAACGGGCAGATCAGCTCGGTGGAGTTCACCAACAAGGGCGACCTGAAGACCAACGCGATCAGCTACAAGCGCACCGACGGCACCCAGGGCCTGGTGTTCGGCCCGACCGACGAGAGCCTGGTCAACGTGCTGATCGCCAAGGGCGTGAACATCAGCCAGCAGGAGCCGGACAGCGGCATCTCGCTGGCCGCGATCCTGCTCAACTTCCTGCCGGTGCTGCTGATCATCGGTTTCTGGATCTTCATCATGCGACAGATGCAGGGCGGTGGCGGCGGGGCCAAGGGCGCGATGTCCTTCGGCAAGTCGCGCGCCAAGCTGCAGGGCGAGGACCAGGTCAAGGTGACCTTCGCCGACGTCGCCGGCTGCGACGAGGCCAAGGAGGAAGTGGGCGAGCTGGTCGAGTTCCTGCGCGACCCGACCAAGTTCCAGAAGGTCGGCGGCAAGATCCCGCGCGGCGTGCTGATGGTCGGCCAGCCCGGTACCGGCAAGACGCTGCTGGCCAAGGCCATCGCCGGCGAGGCCAAGGTGCCGTTCTTCTCGATCTCCGGCTCCGACTTCGTGGAAATGTTCGTCGGCGTCGGCGCCAGCCGCGTGCGCGACATGTTCGAGCAGGCCAAGAAGCACGCCCCGTGCATCATCTTCATCGACGAGATCGACGCGGTCGGCCGCCATCGCGGCGCCGGCCTGGGCGGCGGTCACGACGAGCGCGAGCAGACCCTCAACCAGCTGCTGGTGGAGATGGACGGCTTCGAGGGCGGCGAGGGCGTGATCATCATCGCCGCGACCAACCGTCCCGACGTGCTGGACCCGGCGCTGCTGCGCCCGGGCCGCTTCGACCGCCAGGTCGTGGTCGGCCTGCCGGACGTCAAGGGCCGCGAGCAGATCCTCAAGGTCCATATGCGCAAGCTGCCGCTGGCCGACGATGTCGATCCGATGATCGTTGCGCGCGGCACGCCGGGCTTCTCCGGCGCGGACCTGGCCAACCTGTGCAACGAGGCGGCGCTGTTCGCCGCGCGCGGCAACGAGAAGGAGGTCCGCATGGACCACTTCGACCGCGCCCGCGACAAGATCCTGATGGGTGCCGAGCGCCGCTCGATGGCCATGAGCGAGGACGAGAAGACGCTGACCGCCTACCACGAGGCCGGCCACGCCATCGTCGGCCGCGTCGTGCCCGAGCACGATCCGGTCTACAAGGTCACCATCATCCCGCGCGGTCGCGCGCTGGGCGTGACCATGTACCTGCCCGAGGGCGACAAGTACAGCTACAACCGCACCGCGATCGAATCGCAGCTGTGCTCGCTGTACGGCGGCCGCGTCGCCGAGGAGCTGATCTTCGGCACCGACAAGGTCACCACCGGCGCGTCCAACGACATCGAGCGCGCCACCAAGATGGCCCGCAACATGGTCACCAAGTGGGGCCTGAGCGACGAGATGGGCCCGATCGCCTACGGCGAGGAGGAGGACGAGGTGTTCTTGGGTCGTTCGGTGACCCAGCACAAGAACGTTTCCGACGCCACGGCGCGCAAGATCGACGAGGTCGTCCGCGGGATCCTGGACAACGCCTACCAGCGCACCACCAGCATCCTCACCGACAACCTGGACAAGCTGCACACGATGGCCAAGCTGCTGCTGCAGTACGAGACCATCGATGCGCCGCAGATCGACGCGATCATGGAAGGCCGCGATCCGCCGCCGCCGGCGGGCTGGGGCAAGGCCAACAACGACAACAACGATCGCGGCGGCAGCAAGCGTCCCCTGCCGCCGATCGCCGGACCCGCCGCGCAGACCTGAAGTCCGGCGCAGGCGCCAGCGAAAGGCCGGGAGCAGTCCCGGCCTTTTGCTTTGCTCCAAACCGATCCCTCACGAGGTATGCGTGCGTTCGATCTTCGATAGCAGTGGATGGAGCCTGGGCGTGGGCATCGCCCTGGGCGTGGCCCTGGGCGCGGCCTTCGGGCTGGCCATGCACGACATCGGCGTGGGCCTGGCGGTCGGCGCCGGGCTGGGTGCGGTGCTGGGCGTGTTCATGAGCAGCCAGAAGAAGAAGCGTCGCGGCGGCTGACGCGTATCATGCGCGCTCGCCCAGACGCGCCGGAGCGCGCCCATGTTCGACACCTCGCCTCAGCTGGACTGCAACGGCCGCGTGCTGCGCCTGGACCGGCCGCGGGTGATGGGGATCGTTAACGTCACGCCGGACTCGTTCTCCGACGGCGGCGCGCACGACACGCTGGAGGCGGCGGTGGCCCACGGGCTGAAGCTGGCCGAGGAGGGCGCGGACATCCTTGACGTCGGCGGCGAATCCACGCGCCCTGGCGCGCAGGCCGTGCCGGTGGAGGAGGAGCTGCGCCGCGTGGTGCCGGTGATCGAGGCGCTGAGTCAGCGCACCACGCTGCCGATCAGCATCGACACCTTCAAGCCCGAGGTCATGCACGCGGCGGTGGCCGCGGGCGCGGGAATGATCAACGACATCCGTGCGCTGCGGGCCGAGGGCGCGCTTGAGGCCGCCGCGCAGCTGCGCGTGCCGGTCGTGCTGATGCACATGCTGGGCGAGCCGCAGTCGATGCAGGAGGCGCCGGAGTACGACGATGTGGTCGGGCAGGTGCATCGCTTCCTGGCCGAGCGCATCTTCGCCGCCGAGATGAGCGGCATCGACCGGCGCCAGCTGATCGTCGATCCCGGTTTCGGCTTCGGCAAGGCCACCGCGCACAACCTCGCGCTGCTGGCGCAGCTGCAGCGCTTCACCGAACTGGGCGTGCCGGTGCTAGCCGGGATGTCGCGCAAGCGCAGCATCGGCGAGCTGACCGGGCGCGAGGCGCCGGCGCAGCGCGCGGCGGGCTCGGTGGCCGCGCACCTGATCGCGGTGCAGCGTGGCGCGATGCTGGTGCGCGTGCACGACGTGGCCGCCACGGTGGATGCGCTCAAGGTGTGGGCAGCGGTCGATGCGGTGCCCGCGGTGCGTCAGGATGCGCCGAAGAAGCCTGAGATTCGCTGGCCCGAGGATTGAGTGATCAAGGCGGGCGAGGGGAGTTTGGTTTCCAGGGAAGCGGTGACCGGCCTCGTGCGTCGCGCTTGAAAGTCGCTGGGTTCCCGCTTTCGCGGGAGCGACGATAGGAAGATTCGCGCGCAGGTTCGCGGTGAACCTAACAGTCGTCATCCCCGCCAACGCGGGGATTCAGGGGCTTTCGGACAGCTCCCGCAACGCCCATGGGTTCCCGCTTCCGCGGGAATGAAGATAGGGAAGGGATGGGCCTCGCCGGTCAGTCCAATGCTTTCAGCTTGGCAAGCGCGTCGTCCACGGTGTGCGCGACCACCGCATCCGGCACCACGCGCACCGCGCGCTCGTCCGCGGCGGGCGGTTCGAGCATGTCGAGCTGGCTGCCGAGCAGGCTGGCGGGCATGAAGTGGCCGGGACGCTGGGCGATGCGCTGGTCGAGCTGCTGGCGCGCCACGTCCAGCCAGACGAACACGGCCTGCGCATCGCCATCGCGCAGCACGTCGCGATAGGCACGCTTGAGGGCCGAGCAGGCCACCACCACGCCCGCACCTTGCGCCCGCTGCTCGGCGATCCAGGCGGCGACACTGCGCAGCCAGGGCGCGCGGTCGGCATCGGTGAGCGCGATGCCCTGGCGCATCTTGTCGATGTTGGCCTGCGGGTGCAGGTCGTCTGCATCGAGCACGCGGTAGTCCAGCGCCAGGCCGAGCAGCCTGGACACGGTGGTCTTGCCGGAGGCGGACACGCCCATCACCACGAGCGTCTTGGGAACGGGCATGCCGGTGCGAGTCCTGGGAGAGATCGATTACCTGGCGTGGGCGATCGTACCAACGTCAGCGTGCCTTCTTCCGCGCCTGCGGCACGCGCTTTGCGGACGGTTTCGCCACCTTCTTGACCGCCTGCTTTGCCGCGTTGCTGCCGGCCCGCTCGGTGACAGGCTTCGCTGCCTTGGCGCCAGTGCGCTTGGTCGCCTTGGTGGCCTTGGGCGCGGGCGCTGATGCCTTCTTCGCGGCCCTGCCTTCGAGCTTGTCCGCGGCCTGCGCGCGGGCGCGCTGTGGCGGACGCGTGCGCCCGGGCGTCAGCGCGCGCCAGGTGCGTCCGCCGTCCAGCGCCAGCAGCGCATCCGCGGCGGTCGGCCCTTCGCTGCCGGCGACGTAGTTGGGGAACTCGGTCGCCGGCTGCCGGGCCCAGGCATCCAGCACCGGCTGCACGATGCGCCAGGCCGCATCGACCATCGCCGCGTCCTGGAACAGCGCTGCCTCGCCGCGCATGCAGTCGTGCAGCAGGCGCTCGTAGCCCACGGTGTTCTGCTGCGGGAACCAGTCGCGATAGCGGAAGTCCATCCGCACCGGCGCCAGGGCCACCGGATAGCCCGGGCGCTTGACGTCGAACTGCAGCGAGATGCCTTCGTCCGGCTGGATATGCAGGACCAGCCAGTCCGGCCCATAGCCGCCCACGGCCGTGT
The window above is part of the Pseudoxanthomonas sp. X-1 genome. Proteins encoded here:
- the yhbY gene encoding ribosome assembly RNA-binding protein YhbY — encoded protein: MSVVLTAAQNRFLRGQAHGLKALLQTGGKGLTEAFYAELDEVLERHELIKVKIATTDREVRDAMIDSVVQRTGAALVQRIGHVAVLYRPSRDKRTIVLPRA
- a CDS encoding peptidoglycan DD-metalloendopeptidase family protein, giving the protein MGLALTRRLAPPALLIGTALALAACSSTVTRASGPASRGGGSSAGAPRAVVSKPQYGKSVTVQRGQTLYRIATDNGIAPADLAAWNGLSAPYTIYPGQSLRLFPSNGARPATTVATGRPATSAPAGATPTPVAAPPPVKSDIAWRWPADGQIVGRFVPGDASNQGVDIAGNAGDAVRATADGVVVYSGAGLVGYGELIIVKHSEAWLSAYGHNRKRLVNEGQRVKSGQQIAEMGRSGASRDMLHFEIRYNGKPVDPLGYLPPK
- a CDS encoding Smr/MutS family protein → MSDARDDDDSDLFRAAIGPVRRLDDAPTPPRGPRPRPAARMAQADERAAMSEFRQALEAMPIGAGDVLAHRVEALPVTVFNRLKRGQFSVQDELDLHGATAGQAETALRLFLRNAQRSGSACVRIIHGKGLGSDAEIPVLKNVVDRVLRQRSDVLAFHSAPPAQGGTGAVLVLLAAQR
- the ftsH gene encoding ATP-dependent zinc metalloprotease FtsH; translated protein: MNDLTKNLLLWVVVAVVLMVVFQSFSPRMGAGPGSNQLTYTQFVNDVNNGQISSVEFTNKGDLKTNAISYKRTDGTQGLVFGPTDESLVNVLIAKGVNISQQEPDSGISLAAILLNFLPVLLIIGFWIFIMRQMQGGGGGAKGAMSFGKSRAKLQGEDQVKVTFADVAGCDEAKEEVGELVEFLRDPTKFQKVGGKIPRGVLMVGQPGTGKTLLAKAIAGEAKVPFFSISGSDFVEMFVGVGASRVRDMFEQAKKHAPCIIFIDEIDAVGRHRGAGLGGGHDEREQTLNQLLVEMDGFEGGEGVIIIAATNRPDVLDPALLRPGRFDRQVVVGLPDVKGREQILKVHMRKLPLADDVDPMIVARGTPGFSGADLANLCNEAALFAARGNEKEVRMDHFDRARDKILMGAERRSMAMSEDEKTLTAYHEAGHAIVGRVVPEHDPVYKVTIIPRGRALGVTMYLPEGDKYSYNRTAIESQLCSLYGGRVAEELIFGTDKVTTGASNDIERATKMARNMVTKWGLSDEMGPIAYGEEEDEVFLGRSVTQHKNVSDATARKIDEVVRGILDNAYQRTTSILTDNLDKLHTMAKLLLQYETIDAPQIDAIMEGRDPPPPAGWGKANNDNNDRGGSKRPLPPIAGPAAQT
- a CDS encoding Mth938-like domain-containing protein, whose translation is MQLSHERPDYAYSLRAADGASATVNDQVLRASFILTPDTLQADWPVADANTLDVAALQPLLALNPEIVLLGTGSRQVFPSAEVMAACLTRGIGLEVMANAAAARTYHILAGEGRRVAAGFILGG
- a CDS encoding ParD-like family protein, yielding MGIVNIDDALHDQLRRACAVTSRSINAQANFWIKVGMLCEMHPDLSFQEIVARELRAAGVQPQPLRSGRA
- the surE gene encoding 5'/3'-nucleotidase SurE is translated as MRVLVSNDDGVDAPGIRMLAEGLRAAGHEVWVVAPDRDRSGASNSLTLDLPIRVRQLDARTFRVNGTPTDCVHLALTGMLDFDPDIVVSGINNAANLGDDVIYSGTVSAAMEGRFLGLPAVAVSLVTQDHQPRHFETAARAAVDIVARLAADPLPANTILNVNVPDLPWERIRGYEVTRLGNRHRSEACLPQNDPRGGTVYWIGPAGPEQDAGVGTDFHAVRSGAISITPIHVDLTRYQALETVSGWVSGLSAGLEPAA
- the rlmE gene encoding 23S rRNA (uridine(2552)-2'-O)-methyltransferase RlmE, which codes for MAKRSQSSQRWLKEHFSDPYVKKAQAEGLRSRAAYKLEELIERDRLLKPGMTVVDLGAAPGGWSQYVRQAMGDNGRVVAMDILDMPSLAGVEFLHGDFREQAVLSQLEAMLGGAQVDLVLSDMAPNKSGVDAVDQPRAMHLAELAMDFADHHLRTGGAFLIKLFQGVGFDDYIRDLRKRYDKVVIRKPDASRKRSPEVYALGQGKRAQPK
- a CDS encoding gluconokinase, translated to MPVPKTLVVMGVSASGKTTVSRLLGLALDYRVLDADDLHPQANIDKMRQGIALTDADRAPWLRSVAAWIAEQRAQGAGVVVACSALKRAYRDVLRDGDAQAVFVWLDVARQQLDQRIAQRPGHFMPASLLGSQLDMLEPPAADERAVRVVPDAVVAHTVDDALAKLKALD
- a CDS encoding YqaA family protein, with the protein product MQLFGPLYARAIAWSRHRHAPRLLFGLSFVEAIIFPVPPEVMLAPMSLAQPRRAFSFAGISLAGSLLGALVGYALGHFAYAAVQPLIDALGWRAAVDGQVAQLRELVAQSPWRAFWLLVLAGFTPIPLKIFTWASGIVGVPLLPFIASMVVGRGKRVFLIALALRLGGARAEAALRRWIEPVGWIASVLLLGVLAWLAWRAKNG
- a CDS encoding protein-L-isoaspartate(D-aspartate) O-methyltransferase — protein: MTPRLRVPAAEAAGSGMTSQRVRDRLVQRLREGGIVDERVLNAIRTVPRHLFVDEALATRAYEDTALPIGHSQTISQPWVVARMTELLLTGRSPKTTVLEVGTGSGYQAAVLAALGLEVYTVERIGDLLRLARKRLRQLGMNVRSKHDDGRIGWPEHGPFDAIIVTAAGPALVDALIDQLAPGGVLVAPVGASASQSLVQVTRELDGQLQQATLAPVTFVPLLSGTLD
- the folP gene encoding dihydropteroate synthase, which encodes MFDTSPQLDCNGRVLRLDRPRVMGIVNVTPDSFSDGGAHDTLEAAVAHGLKLAEEGADILDVGGESTRPGAQAVPVEEELRRVVPVIEALSQRTTLPISIDTFKPEVMHAAVAAGAGMINDIRALRAEGALEAAAQLRVPVVLMHMLGEPQSMQEAPEYDDVVGQVHRFLAERIFAAEMSGIDRRQLIVDPGFGFGKATAHNLALLAQLQRFTELGVPVLAGMSRKRSIGELTGREAPAQRAAGSVAAHLIAVQRGAMLVRVHDVAATVDALKVWAAVDAVPAVRQDAPKKPEIRWPED
- a CDS encoding glycine zipper domain-containing protein, producing the protein MRSIFDSSGWSLGVGIALGVALGAAFGLAMHDIGVGLAVGAGLGAVLGVFMSSQKKKRRGG
- the map gene encoding type I methionyl aminopeptidase translates to MIKSAAEIALMAQAGALLADVFHALGQLKLEGRSTMALNDLVERMIVDDLRARPASKGQYGFPYVLNASIDDVVCHGMPAAEDVLRSGQIVNLDITLEKNGYIADSSTTFLVGEVAYPARRLVSATYNAMWKGIAAVRPGARLGDVGHAIARYARAQGYSVVKEYCGHGIGRQMHEDPQVLHYGRPGTGLELEEGMVFTIEPMLNQGKAAIRSDPEQWPVYTRDGKLSAQFEHTVAVTRTGVRVLTLRPGETPQCAVG